Below is a window of Micromonospora chersina DNA.
GGGGACGCTCCTTCACCGGGGCGCTCACCCGGCTGGTCGAGCTGGCCGCCGATCGGCGGGACCGTCAGGTCGCGTACGTGACCGTGGCGGCCCCGCTGAGTGACGAGGAGGAGCGACGCCTGGGTGCCCGCCTCTCCGAGATGTACGGTCGGGAGGTCTCCGTCAAGCAGACGGTCAACCCGGACGTGCTCGGTGGGGTGAGTGTGCGGGTCGGCTCCGACCTGTACGACGGCACCGTCCTGCGCCGCCTCAACGAGACCCGCAACGCGCTCGCGAAGCGCTGATCAGCGACTGAGCAGCCCTGATTCGACGCCATCGGACCGGTCGGTACTAGGTATCCCGGGCCCCTGATACTTAAGGAAGCAGAGGATGGCCGAGCTGACCATCTCGACGGAGGAGATCCGCGGCGCCCTGGAGCGCTACGTCTCCTCCTACACGGCCGACGTCTCCCGCGAGGAGGTCGGCACCGTCGCCGACGCCGGCGACGGCATCGCCCACGTCGAGGGTCTTCCCTCGACCATGACCAACGAGCTCCTGGAGTTCGAGGACGGCACGCTCGGCGTGGCCCTGAACCTCGACGTCCGGGAGATCGGTGTCGTCGTCCTCGGTGACTTCGCCGGGATCGAAGAGGGTCAGCGCGTCAAGCGCACCGAGCGGGTTCTCTCCGTGCCGGTCGGCGACGCGTTCCTCGGCCGCGTGGTCAACGCGCTCGGCGAGCCGATCGACGGCCTCGGCGACATCGCCAGCGAGGGCTACCGCGAGCTGGAGCTCCAGGCCCCGAACGTGATGTCCCGGCAGTCGGTCTTCGAGCCGCTGCAGACCGGTATCAAGGCCGTCGACGCCATGACCCCGATCGGCCGGGGCCAGCGCCAGCTGATCATCGGCGACCGGAAGACCGGCAAGACCACTGTCGCCCTGGACGCCATCCTCAACCAGCGGGACAACTGGCGCTCCGGCGACCCGAAGAAGCAGGTCCGCTGCATCTACGTCGCCGTCGGCCAGAAGGCCTCCACCATCGCCTCGATCAAGGGGACGCTGGAGGAGGCCGGCGCGATGGAGTACACCACCATCGTGGCCTCGCCGGCCTCCGACCCGGCCGGCTTCAAGTACCTGGCCCCGTACACCGGCTCGTCCATCGGCCAGCACTGGATGTACGGCGGCAAGCACGTCCTGATCGTCTTCGACGACCTGAGCAAGCAGGCCGAGGCGTACCGGGCCGTGTCGCTGCTGCTGCGCCGCCCGCCGGGCCGCGAGGCCTACCCGGGTGACGTCTTCTACCTGCACTCCCGGCTGCTGGAGCGCTGCGCCAAGCTCTCCGACGAGCTGGGCGGCGGCTCGATGACCGGTCTGCCGATCATCGAGACCAAGGCGAACGACATCTCGGCGTTCATCCCCACCAACGTCATCTCCATCACCGACGGCCAGATCTTCCTGGAGACCGACCTGTTCAACCAGGGCGTCCGGCCGGCCATCAACGTCGGCACCTCGGTCTCCCGGGTCGGTGGCGCCGCGCAGGTGAAGCCGATGCGGAAGGTGGCCGGTTCGCTGCGGCTCAACCTGGCCCAGTACCGCGAGCTGGAGGCGTTCGCCGCCTTCGCCTCCGACCTGGACCGGGCCTCCCGCGCCCAGCTGGACCGCGGCTCCCGCCTGGTCGAGCTGCTCAAGCAGCCGAACTACTCGCCGTACCCGGTGCAGGAGCAGGTCGTCTCCGTCTGGGCCGGCACCGAGGGCAAGCTCGACGACATCCCCGTCGGCGAGGTCCGCCGCTTCGAGTCGGAGTTCCTCCAGTACCTCCGGCACAAGCACGAGGGTGTCCTGGCCGGCATCGCCGACAACAAGTGGGACGACGACATCATCGCCTCGCTCGACTCGGCCATCACCGAGTTCAAGAAGGTCTTCCTGGGCAAGGAGGACGAGCACCGGATCAACGAGCCGGCCGCGCAGCCGCTGGAGGGCGAGGAGAACCGCGAGACGGTGACCCGCTTCCGCGACGGCTCGACCGACCGCCCGGCTGAGAGCTGACGATGGCCGCCCAGGTTCGCGTTCTCCGGCAGCGGATCCGTTCCGCCAAGGGGATGAAGAAGATCACCAAGGCGATGGAGCTCGTCGCGACGAGCCGCATCGCCAAGGCTCAGGCCAAGGTGGCCGCCTCGCTGCCGTACGCCGAGGCGATCACCGGCGTGCTGACGGCGCTGGCCTCGAACGCGCGGGTCGACCACCCGCTGCTCACCCCGCGCGAGCGGGTGCGGCGGGCGGGCGTCCTGCTGGTCACCTCCGACCGTGGCCTGGCCGGCGGCTACAGCTCGAACGCGATCCGGACCGCCGAGTCGCTGATCGCCCGGCTGCGGGCCGACGGCAAGGAGCCCGTGCTCTACGTCATCGGCCGCAAGGGCGTGGGCTTCTACCGGTTCCGCAACCGGGAGATCGCCGCGAGCTGGACGGGCTTCTCGGAGCAGCCGGCCTTCTCCGACGCCCGCGAGGTGGGTGAGACGCTGATCAAGGCGTTCACCGCCGGGGCGGACGACGCGGAGGGTCACGCCGGGGCCGACGGGATCGCCGGTGTCGACGAGCTGCACATCGTCTACACCGAGTTCAAGTCGCTCATGACGCAGAACCCGGTCGCCCGGATCATCGGGCCGCTGCAGATCGAGGACCGCCCGCGGTCCGAGGGCCTGCTGCCGGCGTACGAGTTCGAGCCGGACGCGGAGGCGCTGCTCGACGCGCTGCTGCCGAAGTACATCAACACGCGGATCTACGCGGCGTTGCTGGAGTCGGCGGCCAGCGAGTCGGCGGCCCGTCGGCGGGCGATGAAGAGCGCCACCGACAACGCCGAAGAGATGATCGAGAAGTACACGCGTGAGATGAACTCGGCCCGCCAGGCCGGGATCACCCAGGAGATCAGCGAGATCGTCGGCGGCGCGAACGCGCTGGCCGCGTCGGGAAGTGAAGTGTGATGACTGCCCCAGTAGAGACCAAGACGGCCACGGGTCGCGTGGTCCGGGTCATCGGCCCGGTCGTCGACGCCGAGTTCCCGCGCGACGCCATGCCGGACCTGTTCAACGCCCTGCACGTGGACGTGACGCTCTCCGGCGGCGAGAAGACGCTGACCCTCGAGGTCGCCCAGCACCTGGGTGACAACGTGGTCCGCGCCATCTCGATGCAGCCGACCGACGGCCTGGTCCGCGGCACCGAGGTGCGGGACACGGGCGCGCCGATCAGCGTGCCGGTTGGCGACACCGTCAAGGGTCACGTGTTCAACGCGATCGGCGAGTGCCTCAACCTCGCCGAGGGCGAGACGCTCAGCCCGGACGACCACTGGCAGATCCACCGCAAGGCCCCGGCCTTCGCGGACCTGGAGCCGAAGACCGAGATGCTGGAGACCGGCATCAAGGTCATCGACCTGCTCGCCCCGTACGTCAAGGGCGGCAAGATCGGCCTCTTCGGCGGCGCGGGCGTGGGCAAGACGGTGCTCATCCAGGAGATGATCACCCGGGTTGCCCGCAACTTCGGTGGTACGTCGGTCTTCGCCGGCGTGGGTGAGCGCACCCGTGAGGGCAACGACCTCATCGCCGAGATGACCGAGTCCGGCGTCATCGACAAGACCGCGCTTGTCTACGGCCAGATGGACGAGCCGCCGGGCACCCGGCTGCGCGTCGCCCTCTCCGCGCTGACCATGGCGGAGTACTTCCGCGACGTGAAGAAGCAGGAGGTGCTGCTCTTCATCGACAACATCTTCCGCTTCACCCAGGCCGGTTCCGAGGTGTCCACCCTGCTCGGCCGCATGCCGAGCGCCGTGGGTTACCAGCCGACCCTGGCCGACGAGATGGGCGAGCTCCAGGAGCGGATCACCTCCGTCCGGGGCCAGGCCATCACCTCGATGCAGGCGATCTACGTGCCCGCCGACGACTACACCGACCCGGCGCCGGCCACCACGTTCGCCCACCTGGACGCGACCACCAACCTGGAGCGGTCGATCTCCGACAAGGGCATCTACCCGGCCGTGGACCCGCTGGCGTCCTCGTCCCGGATCCTCGCCCCGGAGTTCGTCGGCCAGGAGCACTTCGCGGTCGCCACCGAGGTGAAGCGGATCCTGCAGCGCTACAAGGACCTGCAGGACATCATCGCCATCCTCGGCATCGAGGAGCTCTCCGAGGAGGACAAGCTCACCGTGGGCCGGGCCCGCCGGATCGAGCGCTTCCTGTCGCAGAACACCTACGCCGCCGAGCAGTTCACCGGCGTGCCGGGCTCGACGGTTCCGATCAAGGAGACCATCGAGGCGTTCAAGAAGATCAGCGAGGGCGAGTACGACCACTTCCCCGAGCAGGCGTTCTTCATGTGCGGCGGTCTCGAGGACCTCGAGAAGAAGGCCAAGGAGCTGTCGGAGGGCTGAGAGCCCGCTCACACTCCACAGAGGCCGCCCCGACTCCGGTCGGGGCGGCCTCTGCCTGTTCAGGCCCTCTCGTTACCAGATGCCCGGTTCTCCGGCAAGCGGTTCGGCAGACCGCGCGGTACCGTTCGTGACACGACGTTCACGTCATGACCGTTGATCTCTTGCAACGAAACGGATCCGCGCGCCCGTCTACCAGTCGTGGGCGTGACGATGGGAGATGCTCGTGGGTGGTAAGGCCGACACGGACCGCGGCAAGCGGTCCCTGTGGCGTGGCGTGCCGCGGTGGGCCCGCGTCTGCACCATCCTCGGCGTGGTCATGATGGTGCTCAGCGGCTCCGTGCTGGTGGGCTATCACGCGCTGGTCGCCCGCTACGAGGGCGCGGTCGGCAAGGGCGACCTCTTCGGCGACCAGGCGGCCGGGGCCAAGGAGAAGAAGAGCGACATCAAGGGCCCGCTGAACATCCTGCTGGTGGGCGTCGACCCCCGCAACTCGAAGGCCCGCCCCCTCGCCGACTCGATCATGATCCTGCACGTGCCGGCCGGCATGGACCGCGGCTACCTCTTCTCGCTGCCCCGCGACCTGCGGGTCGAGATCCCCGCCTTCCCGAAGGCCGACTACTCCGGCGGCACCGACCGGCTCAACGCCGCCATGTCGCACGGCAGCGCCGTCCCCGGGCAGAACCCGAGCGCGGCGCAGGGCTTCGAGTTGCTCGCCAGGACCGTGCAGCAGGTCACCGGGATCCAGCGCTTCGACGCCGGCGCGATCATCAACTTCACCGGCTTCAAGAAGATCGTCGACGCCATGGGCGGCGTCGACATGTACATCGAGCGGGACGTCAAGTCCGAGCACCTCCAGCCCGACGGCACCCCGCGTCAGCTCCGGCCGGGCGGCGGGAGCTACCTCGGCCCGCAGGCCGAGTACAAGAAGGGCAACGCCCACCTCAACGGCTGGCAGGCGCTGGACTACGTCCGGCAGCGCTACCCGCGCAACGGCGTACCGGACGCCGACTACGGCCGGCAGCGGCACCAGCAGCAGTTCGTCAAGGCGATGGTGAGCCAGGCGTTCAGCGCGGACGTGGTGGCCAACCCCGTGAAGCTGGACCGGGTGCTGCGCGCGGCCGGCCAGTCGCTGGTCTTCAACGGCCGGGGCAACAGCGTGGTCGACTTCGCCCTCGCCCTGAAGGGCATCCGGGCCGACTCGATCGAGACCATCAAGCTGCCCGGCGGCCCGGTCGAGACCGGCCGGGGATACCAGGGGGAACGGCTGCTGCCCCCCGCCGAGGACTTCTTCGCGGCGCTGCGCAACGAGCAGGTCGACGCGTTCCTGCTGGAGCACCCCGACTTCAAGCAGAAGAGCAAGTAGCGTGAGCGCCAACGGCCCTCGGCGGGTGCCGGGGGCCGTTGCCGTGACCGTGGCACAGCTCTCGCCACCCGCGTTGGGTGGGCCCCGGGGGCGCGACTAGACTTTCGGCAATCCGCCGCCGCAGCAAGGAGACAGCGTGGCACAGCAGCTTCACGTCGAGCTCGTAGCCGTCGAGGAGAAGGTCTGGTCCGGTGAGGCCGAGATGGTCGTCGCCCGGACGACCGAGGGCGAGCTGGGTGTCCTGCCGGGGCACGCGCCGCTGCTCGGCCAGCTCGCGGAGCCCAGCCAGGTCCGCATCAAGCAGGCCGGTGGCGAGCAGCTCGCGTACGACGTGGCGGGCGGCTTCCTGTCGGTGTCCGGTGAGGGCGTGACAGTCCTCGCCGAGAGCGCCACCCCGGCCACTCCGGCGCGCTGAGCCGACCCGCCGATGGAGATCGTGGAAGGGATCGGAATCGGCGTCGCGGTCGTCTTCGCGGCGCTTCTGATCCTCTTCATCCGGCGGGCTCTCTACACCCGTAGCGGAGGCATCATCCGGCTCAGCGTCCGGGTGTCCACGATCCTCGACGGCCGAGGCTGGTCTCCCGGCTTCGGCCGTTTCGTCGGCGACGAACTCCGCTGGTACCGCATGTTCAGCTTCGCCCTGCGTCCCAAGCGGGTGCTCTCCCGCAAGACGCTGGCCGTGGAGCGGCGCCGGCTGCCCGAGGGCCAGGAACGGCTCTCCATGCCGGCCGACTGGGTGATCCTGCGCTGTACCAGCAACCACGCCCCGGTCGAGATCGCCATGGCGCGGTCCACGGTCACCGGCTTCCTCTCCTGGCTCGAGGCCGCCCCACCCGGGGCGGTCTCGCCGCGTCTGGCCTCCCAGGACTGGCCCGCCGCCTGACCTGGCTCGCTGGGGGTCAAGCCCGATAAACCCCAAGGGGTACGCGGAGCGCCGGCCCCACCGGGCTCCGCCCGGCTACCGGTGGCCCGATGAACGCGCCGGACCGGCTCGGAGTGGGACCCAATGTCCGCTTCCGTGTCGCCCCCGACCGTTGAGTGGAACGCCATGGGTGTCTCCGGCGTCCGGATACACCCATGCCGTTCCACCGACCGAGGTCGTGTGCGCCGGATGTCCGGTTCGCGGGTGGTCGGCGGCACTCCGGCGGCGGAATCGCGGGCGGGCCGGGGTCGTTGTATCCCCGTGAACGACCGAGGAAGGCGCCCCGCCCAGCGGGGTGTGCCGGGCCCGGAATGATGGTGGGCCGGCGGTCGTTGTACATGATCCCGGCGCGACGAAGAGGCTCCGCCCCGCGCACCGGATGATCCCCCCAGAACTTTCTTTGAGCGCCTGACGGTGCTTGCGCGCCGCCGACCTCCCCCGTCGGCGTGGTGCGCCAACCCCCAAGGAGCTTTGTCATGAACACGATGCTGCGTAAGAGCGTTCTCGGTATTGCTGGTCTGGCCTTCACCGGCGGCATCTTCGCCGGTCCGATCGCCGCTCACGCCGACGCCGCCCCCGTGCAGGGCAGCAAGCCGGTCGCGGTGAGCGTGCAGGGTGACAAGCTGATCCCGCACGGTGTGCAGGGCGCGCAGTCGCACATCGACCTGAACGATGAGCAGCTGGCCAACGCCAAGGCGATCATCGCCGCGACGAAGAAGGCCGGTCTGCCGGAGCGGGCGGCGGTCATCTCGATCGCCACGTCGCTGCAGGAGTCGAAGCTGGAGAACCTGGGTCACCTCGGCGACCGCAACGACCATGACTCGCTGGGCCTGTTCCAGCAGCGCCCGTCCAGTGGTTGGGGCACGCCGGAGCAGATCACCGACCCGGAGTACTCGACGCTGGCGTTCCTGAAGGGTCTGAAGCAGGTTGACGGGTGGCAGGACATGCCGCTGACCGAGGCCGCTCAGACCGTGCAGGTCTCGGCCTACCCGGATGCGTACGCGCAGTGGGAGCAGCAGGCCGCCGACATCGTCGCCCACAACTGGAACAGCTGACACACGCACGAAGGCCGGTACCCCGAGCGGGTGCCGGCCTTCGGCGTATCCGGGTCAGCCGGTGCCGGCGACCAGTTCGACCTCGTACCCCTGCATGTCGGAGAGGTAGGCGGCGTAGGTCTCCGGGCCGCCGGCGTGCGGGTGCCGGTCCGGGAAGAGCAGCTCCCACCCGTGCCCGGGCGCGGCGGCGACCAGCCGGTCCACGGCGGCCGGCGGGCCGGCGTGGAAGGCCAGGTGGTTGAGGCCCGGCGCGCACCGGTCGTGGGCGCGCCCGGTGAGCGCCGGCGACTCCTCCAGGACCAGGTACGTCGGGCCGAGCCGCCAGGACCGGCCGGCCGGCCAGTCCTGGTACGGCGTCCAGCCCAGTTCACCGAGGAGCCAGCCCCAACTACGCCTGGCAGCGGCGAGATCGGGTACCCACACCTCCACGTGGTGCAGCGCGCCGACGGTCAACGCTTGCCGCCCGGCACCCATAGCACATCCCCATCCGGATTTGCCGTTCTTGACAGGATAAAGAGCAGATCGGAGAGCCGGTTGAGATACTTTGCCGGGAGCGTGCTGGTCCGGTCCGGGTCGTGCGCGACCAGCGCCCACGCCGCACGCTCGGCGCGCCGGGCGGTCGTCCGTGCCACGTGCAGCAGCGCCGCGCCAGCGGTGCCGCCGGGGAGGATGAAGGAGTCGAGCTTGCTCAGGCGCGCGTTGTACTCGTCGCACCAGCCCTCGAGGCGCTCCACGTACTCCTCGGTCACCCGCAGCGGCGGGTACTTCGGGTCCGGCTCCACGGGGGTCGCCAGGTCCGCGCCGACGTCGAACATGTCGTTCTGGATCGACCCCAGCACCGCCCGCAGCTCGTCGGGGAGCTGCCCAAGGGCGAGCGCGACGCCGATGGCGGCGTTGCACTCGTCCACGTCCGCGTACGCGGCGATCCGCGGATCGGTCTTCGGCACCTGCTCGTTGTTGCTCAGCCTGGTCATGCCGGCGTCGCCGGCCTTGGTGTAGATGCGCGTGAGGTGGACGGCCATGACGCACAGCCTACGGATACCGGACCTGACGATCCCGGCGCGGCCGGCCCGCACGGCCTGGCCGGTCGGGGTGGGGCCGGGTGACGCCGGCGACCCGGCGGTCAACGACGTCGACGTCATCCGGGTGCTCGGTGAGGCCCGGCTGGCCGGCACCGTGCACGTGGTCGGGGCGAAGAACTCGGCGTTGAAGCTGATGGCGGCGGCGCTGCTCGCCCCTGGGCGCAGCGTGATCACCAACGTCCCCCGGATCACCGACATCGCCATCATGGGGGAGGTGCTGCGCCGGCTCGGCTGCGTCGTACGCTTCGCCGCCGACGACCCGGTCGACCCCATGGTGGCCCGCGGCGGGGTGGAACGGTCCCGGTCGGTGGTGATCGACGTGCCGGAGCAGCCGGGCGCGGAGGCCGACTACGACCTGGTCCGCCGGCTGCGCGCGTCGATCTGCGTGCTCGGGCCGCTGCTGGCCCGCCGGCGGTACGTGCGGGTGGCCCACCCCGGCGGGGATGCCATCGGCTCCCGCGGCCTGGACATGCACATCGCCGGGCTGGCCCGGATGGGCGCGGAGATCTCCGGCGAGCACGGCTTCGTCATCGCCGAGGCCGCGGACGGGCTGCACGGCGCGGACATCCTGCTGGACTTCCCGAGCGTCGGCGCCACCGAGAACCTGGTGATGGCGGCGGTGCTGGCCCGGGGCGCCACGACTATCGACAACGCGGCCCGGGAGCCGGAGATCGTCGACATCTGCACCATGCTGAACCGGATGGGCGCCCGGATCGAGGGGGCCGGCACGTCGACCCTGCACATCACCGGTGTGCCCGAGTTGCGCCCGGTCCGGCACGCCACGGTGGGGGACCGGATCGTCGCCGGGACGTGGGCGTTCGCCGCCGCGATGACCCGCGGCGACGTGACCGTGACCGGCGTGGACCCGGCCTTCCTGGAGGTCGCGCTGGACAAGCTGGTCTCGGCCGGCGGCCTGGTGGAGACCCGGGGCGGCGCCTTCCGGGTACGCATGGACGACCGGCCGAAGGCCGTCGACGTGGTCACCCTGCCCTTTCCGGGCTTCGCCACCGACCTGCTGCCGATGGCGATCGGGCTGGCCGCGGTCAGCGACGGGGCCTCGCTGATCACCGAGAACATCTTCGACGGCCGGTTCATGTTCGCCAACGAGATGATGCGGCTCGGCGCGGACATCAGGACCGACGGCCACCACGCCCTGGTCTGCGGCCACGACCGCCTCTCCGGCGCCCCGGTACGCGCCACCGACATCCGGGCCGGCGCCGGTCTGATCATCGCCGGGCTCTGCGCCGACGGGGTCACCGAGGTCTCCCACGTGCACCACGTCGACCGCGGCTATCCGGACTTCGTGGCCGACCTGCGGGCCCTCGGCGTCGAGGTGGAACGCGGCACGGCGCCCGACGAACCGGACCTCGCCATCTGAGGGGCCCGCCCTTAGCAGTCGTTCAGCCTCCCCGACTAGGGTGCTCGCAGACACTCATTTCAGCGAGTTCCAGCGAGGGAGAAGCAGATGGCGGGTCGACTCGCGGTCGTCGGTGCCGGGTTGATGGGCTCGGGCATCGCCCAGGTGGCGGCGCAGGCGGGCTGGCAGGTGACGCTGCGCGACCTGGACGACGCGGCCACCAGGCGGGGCGTCGACGGCATCCGGAAGTCGCTTCAGAAGTTCGCCGAGAAGGGGAAGATCGAGGCGTCCGAGGTCGAGGCGACCCTGGCCCGGATCACGCCGACCACGGAGCTGGAAGCGGCGGCCGACGCGGACATCGTCGTCGAGGCGGTCTTCGAGAAGATCGAGATCAAGCACGAGGTGTTCCGCGCGCTGGACAAGATCTGCAAGTCGGACGCGGTGCTGGCCACCAACACCTCGGCCATCCCGGTCACCCAGATCGCCACCGCCACCGAGCGCCCGGAGTCGGTCGTCGGCACCCACTTCTTCTCGCCGGTGCCCATGATGAAGCTCTGCGAGCTGGTCCGCGGCTACAAGACCAGCGACGCGGCCCTGGCCACGGCGAAGGCGTTCGCCGAGGAGATCGGCAAGACGGTCGTGGTGGTCAACCGGGACATCGCCGGCTTCGTCACGACCCGGCTGATCTGCGCCCTCGCCATGGAGGCGGTCAAGCTGGTCGAGGCCGGCGTGATCTCCGCCGAGGACCTGGACACCGCCTGCAAGCTGGGCTTCGGCCACGCCATGGGCCCGCTGGCCACTGTCGACCTGACCGGCGTGGACGTGCTGCTCAACGCCACCCGGAACATCTACACCGACACCGCCGACGAGAAGTTCTTCCCGCCGGAGTTGCTCCAGCGCATGGCGACGGCCGGCGACCTGGGTCGCAAGACCGGCCAGGGCTTCTACAGCTACTGATCCGTGCGGATGACGCCCCCGGCCGCCCCGGTCGGGGGCGTCACGTCTTCCGGGGCGGGGTGAGGGCCGCGCCGATCAGGCCGAACGCGTCCGGGATCACGGTGCCCCAGTAGGCGAAGTTGTGCCGGCCGTCGGCCCAGGCGGCGCGTGCCGGGGGCTCGGGCAGCGCCCGGGCCAGCGCGCGGACGTCCTTGAGGAAGTTGTCCTGCCGGCCGCACCAGAGGCCGACCGGGGTGCCGCGCAGCCGGTCCACGCCGGCGAAGACCGCGTCGCCCGGGCGGACCGCGGGGGAGAAGGCGGCCACCGCGCGCAGCCAACCGGGGTACGCCTCGGCGAGCAGCAGCGCGCCGAACCCGCCCATCGACCAGCCCCACACGGCGAGCCGGCTGCTGTCGAAGCCCCGCCGGGCGCACCAGGTCGGCACCTCCTCGCGGACCATCCGCTGCGGGTCGTCGTCGCCGGAGCGGCGCCAGGAGAGCCGGCCACCGGTGGCCCCGGCCAGCGCGAAGGGCGGGGCGCCACGGCGTACCGCGTCGGTGAGGAACCGGGCCAGCCCGAACCGGCCGTAGTCGCGGGGCGTGGCCGAGGCGCCGTGCAGCACCAGGCAGACCGGCAGGCCGCGGCCGTCGCCGTACCCCTCGGGCACGGCCGTCCAGAAGTCCACCTCGCGGTCGCGGGCCCCGGACCGGATGCGGATCAGGCGCTCGTCCCCGGCCGGCGCGTCGGGCACGGCGGGCGCCGGCCCGGGCCGGGGCTCGGCCAGTTGCCGCGCGGCGAGCCCGCCGACCACCGCGGCGCCGGCCACGCCGGCTGCGGCGCCCAGCAGGGTGCGCCGGGTCAGGAGGTGAGCCATGCCCGCGAGTGTGCCACCCGCGGTGCGCGCCGTCAGCCGTCGCGCTTGGTGGTCCAGCGGAAGGTCGTCAGGCAGAGCACCAGGCCGATCACGCACCACAGCCCGAGCACCAGGGCGACGCGGCCCAGCTCGAACGAGCCGCCCGGTTCCTGCGCCCCGAAGCTGTCCGGCAGGAAGACCGAGCGCAGCCCCTGGCACATCCACTTGAGCGGGAAGAGCGCGGCGACCTGCTGCATCCAGCTCGGCAGGCTGGTGAAGACGAAGAACACGCCGGAGATGAACTGGAGGACCAGGGCCACCGGGGTGACCACGGCCGAGCCGCTGCGGGCGGTGCGGGCCAGCGAGGAGATGGCGATGCCGCACAGCGTGCAGGCGGTGACGCCGAGGACGGCGACCCAGCCGAAGGTGGCCCACTTCGCGGCCGTCGCCGGCAGCTTCAGGTCGAACAGCGCCACCGACACGGCGAGCAGCAGCGCCGTCTCGGCGATGCCGATGGCCACCACCATGAGCACCTTGCCGGCGAACCAGACCCACTTCGGCATCGGGGTGCCCCGGTAGCGCTTGAGCACGCCCCGGTCCCGCTCGATCGGGATCCAGATGCCGAGGTTCTGGAAGCTCACCGTCATCAGACCGGTCGCGATCATGCCGGTGATGAAGTACTGCGTGTAGCTGACGCCGGGGGCGATCTCGTCGTTGAAGATCGCCGCGAAGATCAGGATCATGATGACCGGGAAGCCCATCGTGAAGACGACGGACTCCCGGGAGCGCAGGAACTGGGTGATCTCCAGCCGGCCCTGCCGCAGGGCGAGCGAGGCCCCGCCCGGCCGGCGACCCGGGGCGGCGGCGACCGGCGCGGCCGGCTTCGTGGTGGTCGTCATCAGTGTCCGATCATCCGCAGGTAGACGTCTTCCAGGGTCGGCCGGGTCACGGTGAGGCCCGGGACCTCGCCGCCGAAGCGCGCGGCCAGCTCCGCCACCAGCGCCGTCGGCGTCGCGGTCTCGGCCGTCTCCGGCGTCCCGTCCGGGGTACGCCAGGAGACCGTCGCCAGCGCCTCCTGCCGGTTGCCCAGCCGGTTCGGCGGGGCCACCTCGACCACCCGGCCGG
It encodes the following:
- the murA gene encoding UDP-N-acetylglucosamine 1-carboxyvinyltransferase — its product is MTHSLRIPDLTIPARPARTAWPVGVGPGDAGDPAVNDVDVIRVLGEARLAGTVHVVGAKNSALKLMAAALLAPGRSVITNVPRITDIAIMGEVLRRLGCVVRFAADDPVDPMVARGGVERSRSVVIDVPEQPGAEADYDLVRRLRASICVLGPLLARRRYVRVAHPGGDAIGSRGLDMHIAGLARMGAEISGEHGFVIAEAADGLHGADILLDFPSVGATENLVMAAVLARGATTIDNAAREPEIVDICTMLNRMGARIEGAGTSTLHITGVPELRPVRHATVGDRIVAGTWAFAAAMTRGDVTVTGVDPAFLEVALDKLVSAGGLVETRGGAFRVRMDDRPKAVDVVTLPFPGFATDLLPMAIGLAAVSDGASLITENIFDGRFMFANEMMRLGADIRTDGHHALVCGHDRLSGAPVRATDIRAGAGLIIAGLCADGVTEVSHVHHVDRGYPDFVADLRALGVEVERGTAPDEPDLAI
- a CDS encoding 3-hydroxyacyl-CoA dehydrogenase family protein — encoded protein: MAGRLAVVGAGLMGSGIAQVAAQAGWQVTLRDLDDAATRRGVDGIRKSLQKFAEKGKIEASEVEATLARITPTTELEAAADADIVVEAVFEKIEIKHEVFRALDKICKSDAVLATNTSAIPVTQIATATERPESVVGTHFFSPVPMMKLCELVRGYKTSDAALATAKAFAEEIGKTVVVVNRDIAGFVTTRLICALAMEAVKLVEAGVISAEDLDTACKLGFGHAMGPLATVDLTGVDVLLNATRNIYTDTADEKFFPPELLQRMATAGDLGRKTGQGFYSY
- a CDS encoding alpha/beta hydrolase, with the protein product MAHLLTRRTLLGAAAGVAGAAVVGGLAARQLAEPRPGPAPAVPDAPAGDERLIRIRSGARDREVDFWTAVPEGYGDGRGLPVCLVLHGASATPRDYGRFGLARFLTDAVRRGAPPFALAGATGGRLSWRRSGDDDPQRMVREEVPTWCARRGFDSSRLAVWGWSMGGFGALLLAEAYPGWLRAVAAFSPAVRPGDAVFAGVDRLRGTPVGLWCGRQDNFLKDVRALARALPEPPARAAWADGRHNFAYWGTVIPDAFGLIGAALTPPRKT
- a CDS encoding ABC transporter permease, with protein sequence MTTTTKPAAPVAAAPGRRPGGASLALRQGRLEITQFLRSRESVVFTMGFPVIMILIFAAIFNDEIAPGVSYTQYFITGMIATGLMTVSFQNLGIWIPIERDRGVLKRYRGTPMPKWVWFAGKVLMVVAIGIAETALLLAVSVALFDLKLPATAAKWATFGWVAVLGVTACTLCGIAISSLARTARSGSAVVTPVALVLQFISGVFFVFTSLPSWMQQVAALFPLKWMCQGLRSVFLPDSFGAQEPGGSFELGRVALVLGLWCVIGLVLCLTTFRWTTKRDG